One Mycolicibacterium fortuitum subsp. fortuitum genomic window carries:
- a CDS encoding DUF2945 domain-containing protein: MPDTFNVGDHVMWNSEAGHVSGTVTKVHTQDFEYKGHTRRASADDPQYEIKSDKTDHIAAHKGSALRLVDE, translated from the coding sequence ATGCCTGACACATTCAATGTCGGTGACCACGTGATGTGGAACTCGGAAGCCGGGCATGTCTCCGGCACGGTGACGAAGGTCCACACACAGGATTTCGAGTACAAGGGCCACACCCGTCGGGCCTCAGCGGACGATCCGCAGTACGAGATCAAGAGCGACAAGACCGACCACATCGCCGCCCACAAGGGCAGCGCCCTGCGGCTCGTCGATGAGTGA
- a CDS encoding D-arabinono-1,4-lactone oxidase has translation MSRHGWTNWGRSQSARPAQVMRPGSTDDVAKAITGAAAAGRRLKAVGASHSFSGIAVPPEIQIDLSRLSGLIGVDADRRQVKVGGGTRLWQLTRLLAAYGLALENMGDIDRQTIAGAISTGTHGTGASFGGLATQVVGLTLVTGDGQVLYIDEHHNPELLPAARIGLGALGVIVEVTLQCVPGFAVRAVEKVEPLRDVLDSFDERMTLADHFEFFWLPHTEVALTKTNTRLPADSSGKSAARWRHRIEQELVENAVLGAVCALGSAVPAAVPALNRTVVRCAGEREHIQQSDRVFTSPRRVRFREMEYAVPYELAVDAFEEVRRVISERGWRIGFPIEVRATAADDNWLSMAYGRPTAYIAVHRYVRDDPAEYFGAVEQIMRRYDGRPHWGKMHNRTALDLRGSYPRFDDFLAIRDQLDPHRVFANDYLRSVLGD, from the coding sequence GTGAGTCGGCACGGCTGGACCAACTGGGGCCGAAGCCAGTCGGCCCGACCCGCCCAGGTGATGCGGCCCGGATCGACCGACGACGTCGCGAAGGCCATCACCGGAGCAGCTGCTGCCGGACGGCGGTTGAAGGCCGTCGGTGCCAGTCACAGCTTCTCGGGCATCGCGGTGCCACCCGAGATCCAGATCGATCTCAGCCGGCTCAGCGGACTCATCGGTGTCGACGCAGACCGCCGGCAGGTGAAAGTGGGTGGCGGAACGCGACTCTGGCAACTCACTCGACTCTTGGCGGCATACGGTTTGGCACTGGAGAACATGGGCGACATCGATCGGCAGACCATCGCGGGGGCCATCTCCACCGGAACCCACGGGACCGGCGCATCATTCGGCGGTCTGGCCACCCAGGTCGTCGGCCTCACCCTGGTCACGGGCGACGGGCAGGTGCTGTACATCGATGAACACCACAACCCCGAGTTGCTGCCGGCGGCCCGCATCGGCCTCGGCGCACTCGGAGTCATCGTCGAGGTGACCCTGCAATGCGTCCCCGGCTTTGCCGTCCGTGCCGTGGAGAAAGTCGAACCACTGCGCGACGTTCTCGACTCCTTCGACGAACGCATGACGCTGGCAGACCACTTCGAGTTCTTCTGGCTTCCGCACACCGAGGTCGCTCTGACCAAGACGAACACCAGACTGCCCGCTGATTCCAGCGGTAAGAGCGCGGCACGGTGGCGGCATCGGATCGAGCAAGAGCTGGTCGAGAACGCCGTATTGGGTGCGGTCTGCGCACTGGGCAGCGCGGTTCCCGCAGCGGTTCCCGCCCTGAACAGAACCGTCGTCAGGTGCGCCGGCGAACGCGAACACATCCAGCAGTCCGATCGCGTGTTCACCTCCCCGCGACGGGTGCGCTTCCGCGAGATGGAATACGCGGTCCCGTACGAGCTGGCGGTGGATGCGTTCGAGGAGGTTCGCCGGGTCATCTCCGAACGTGGTTGGCGGATCGGCTTTCCGATCGAAGTCCGCGCAACCGCCGCCGACGACAACTGGTTGTCCATGGCCTACGGACGGCCGACCGCCTACATCGCCGTACACCGATATGTCCGTGACGATCCGGCCGAGTACTTCGGTGCCGTCGAACAAATCATGCGTCGCTACGACGGACGACCGCACTGGGGCAAGATGCACAACCGCACCGCGCTCGACCTTCGCGGCAGCTATCCGCGGTTCGACGACTTCCTGGCCATCCGAGATCAACTCGATCCGCACCGGGTGTTCGCCAACGACTACCTGCGATCAGTTCTCGGAGACTAG
- a CDS encoding amino acid deaminase/aldolase: MSIDLSAPPERPGTWESPDEYWPLLTEATAELDPPLAVLDLDALAYNAHDLRRRAGTTPVRVASKSVRSRAVLDAVLALDGYAGVLAYTLAEALWLAEGDDLYPPVGDVVVAYPTVDRAAIARLARSPELAARVTLMVDSVEQLDLVDRVAPARSREVLRVCLDLDASWRPPGLGHLGVRRSPIHTAEQARVLAEAITARQGFTLVGLMSYEAQIAGVGDAVPGSRLRSGAVRWVQRRSKQELLDRRRSAVAAVRSISDLEFVNGGGTGSLEFTSSDPSVTEVAAGSGLFGSHLFDSYRAFSPAPAASFALPVVRKAAPHIVTLLGGGWIASGPPGKDRVPLPVWPQGLRLLPAEMAGEVQTPVAGTAAATLRVGDRVWFRHSKAGELSEHVDEFTVVRRGQAVDEVPTYRGEGKAFL; the protein is encoded by the coding sequence ATGTCGATCGATCTCTCAGCACCCCCTGAGCGTCCCGGCACCTGGGAGTCCCCGGACGAATACTGGCCGCTGCTGACCGAAGCCACCGCCGAGCTTGATCCGCCATTGGCGGTGCTAGATCTCGATGCGCTGGCATACAACGCGCATGACCTGCGGCGGCGTGCCGGCACGACGCCGGTCCGGGTGGCATCGAAATCGGTGCGGTCACGCGCGGTCCTCGACGCTGTTCTCGCATTGGACGGATACGCCGGGGTGCTGGCCTACACCCTGGCCGAGGCATTGTGGCTCGCCGAAGGCGACGACCTGTATCCGCCGGTCGGCGATGTCGTCGTGGCCTATCCGACTGTCGACCGGGCCGCCATTGCACGTCTGGCACGGTCTCCCGAGTTGGCTGCCCGCGTCACCCTCATGGTGGATTCGGTCGAGCAACTCGACCTTGTGGACCGGGTGGCGCCCGCGCGGTCCCGGGAGGTCTTGCGGGTCTGCCTCGACCTCGATGCGTCGTGGCGACCGCCCGGGCTCGGTCACCTCGGGGTGCGGCGCTCGCCGATTCATACTGCTGAGCAGGCTCGGGTGCTCGCCGAGGCGATCACCGCGCGGCAAGGTTTCACGCTCGTCGGCCTGATGAGCTATGAGGCCCAGATCGCCGGTGTCGGTGATGCGGTACCCGGGAGCAGGCTGCGATCCGGGGCGGTGCGTTGGGTCCAGCGGCGATCCAAACAGGAGTTACTGGACCGTCGCCGCAGCGCGGTGGCCGCGGTGCGCAGTATCTCTGACCTGGAGTTCGTCAACGGTGGCGGAACCGGTTCGCTCGAATTCACTTCATCAGACCCGTCCGTGACCGAAGTGGCGGCGGGCAGTGGGCTTTTCGGATCGCACCTTTTCGACTCCTACCGAGCGTTCAGCCCGGCACCTGCGGCGTCGTTCGCACTGCCCGTGGTCCGCAAGGCGGCACCGCACATTGTGACGCTGCTCGGTGGCGGATGGATCGCCTCGGGTCCACCGGGCAAAGACCGTGTCCCCCTGCCGGTTTGGCCTCAGGGCCTGCGTCTTCTGCCCGCGGAGATGGCCGGTGAGGTACAGACCCCGGTGGCCGGCACGGCAGCGGCGACATTGCGGGTGGGAGATCGGGTGTGGTTCCGCCACAGCAAGGCCGGTGAGCTCAGCGAGCACGTGGACGAGTTCACCGTGGTGCGCCGCGGGCAGGCGGTGGACGAGGTCCCCACTTATCGCGGCGAGGGAAAGGCTTTCCTGTGA
- a CDS encoding AraC family transcriptional regulator has translation MNRSDRSSAGSTASIPTSVLVNVVDVAERANLPVDRWLTAAGLGEIQLRSPEARVSFRQAADFLRRAVRAMPDRGLGIEVGSRDMYLSFGVLALAVRSSETLSAAMDIGLELHQTTGSLMDIDVQFLDGISALRARERSPEPVILPFLCEELFCSILVMIRSVLEDTRAVPEYVQFSYSAPRYAHLYREFFGCPVLFDADANRLALSQRLLERPLPGRDPSTHAVAVAACRNMLDKTEYRDDLVFAVETMLRDSLRDPPTMSRVAARLNMTERTLRRRLGSSGERFSALRDRLRSEQATRLIRETALPIHRIAAEVGFEDAREFRRAYIRWTGHTPTHERSADRTN, from the coding sequence GTGAATCGCTCGGACCGGTCGAGTGCCGGTAGCACCGCCTCCATACCGACCTCTGTGCTGGTCAACGTGGTCGACGTCGCCGAGCGCGCGAATCTTCCGGTGGACCGCTGGCTCACCGCGGCAGGCCTCGGCGAGATTCAGCTGCGCTCGCCCGAGGCGCGGGTGTCCTTTCGGCAGGCGGCGGACTTCCTGCGTCGTGCGGTGCGGGCGATGCCCGACCGCGGCCTCGGTATCGAAGTGGGCTCGCGCGACATGTACCTCTCGTTCGGGGTTCTCGCACTGGCCGTGCGTTCTTCCGAAACGCTTTCCGCAGCCATGGATATCGGCCTCGAGTTGCATCAGACCACCGGCAGCTTGATGGACATCGATGTTCAATTCCTCGACGGAATCTCGGCACTTCGCGCCCGTGAACGATCCCCGGAACCCGTGATTCTGCCGTTTCTGTGCGAGGAGTTGTTCTGCAGCATCCTCGTCATGATCAGGTCGGTGTTGGAGGACACCCGCGCGGTTCCGGAGTACGTCCAGTTCAGTTATTCAGCTCCGCGATATGCGCATCTGTACCGCGAATTTTTCGGCTGTCCGGTCTTGTTCGACGCCGACGCGAACCGGCTGGCGTTATCGCAACGCCTGCTGGAACGTCCTCTGCCGGGGCGTGACCCGTCCACGCACGCGGTGGCAGTGGCGGCCTGTCGCAACATGCTCGACAAGACCGAGTACCGTGACGACCTCGTGTTCGCGGTGGAGACGATGCTGCGCGACAGCCTGCGGGATCCGCCGACGATGTCCCGGGTCGCTGCGCGCCTGAACATGACCGAGCGCACATTGCGTCGTCGACTCGGTTCCAGTGGCGAACGATTCAGCGCCCTACGTGACCGTCTCCGCAGCGAACAAGCGACGCGGCTCATCCGAGAGACCGCACTGCCGATCCACCGGATCGCGGCCGAGGTGGGTTTCGAAGACGCCCGCGAATTCCGCCGGGCCTACATCAGGTGGACAGGACACACGCCGACCCACGAACGGTCTGCAGATCGCACGAATTAG
- a CDS encoding HNH endonuclease gives MRHFRQHVSRQQAVTVYNADYRVLTQVTWQEAIRLLLRGSVYVIERHSPAVHIHSPSTVIELPASVALYEYVHMPYRAGHRAGRAGVLERDNYTCAYCGGRGDTLDHVVPESRGGQNTWLNLVAACAPCNGRKGNRTPEEAGMRLFWEPYEPRARERYRVPAWPERVASRAGRRTL, from the coding sequence ATGAGGCACTTTCGTCAACATGTCAGCCGTCAGCAGGCTGTCACGGTGTACAACGCCGACTACCGCGTGCTGACCCAGGTGACCTGGCAGGAGGCTATACGGCTGCTGCTGCGGGGTTCGGTCTACGTGATCGAGCGCCACAGCCCGGCCGTGCACATACACAGCCCGTCGACGGTCATCGAGCTGCCGGCGTCGGTGGCGCTGTATGAGTACGTTCACATGCCGTATCGAGCAGGTCATCGAGCCGGGCGTGCCGGGGTGCTGGAGCGGGACAACTACACCTGTGCCTACTGCGGCGGACGCGGAGACACCCTCGACCACGTCGTACCTGAGTCGCGCGGCGGCCAGAACACCTGGCTGAATCTCGTCGCTGCGTGCGCGCCGTGCAACGGACGCAAGGGAAATCGGACTCCGGAAGAGGCGGGGATGCGGTTGTTCTGGGAACCGTACGAGCCGCGCGCGCGGGAGCGCTACCGCGTGCCCGCTTGGCCTGAGCGCGTCGCCTCACGGGCGGGGCGGAGGACACTGTGA
- a CDS encoding nitroreductase family deazaflavin-dependent oxidoreductase: MTEGVTSETYRELSQDGVNAHNNRMIALLRANGGVVPGLPDSEMRVLILTIKGARSGLHRPTPLGYIEHQGRYYVAGSNGGQESPPAWIFNVRANPSVTAEIAGESHLATVRELDPDEREDIFAVMVAKHPFFGDYQAAMRRRIPVFEVVRMSAPTER, from the coding sequence ATGACCGAGGGGGTTACGTCCGAGACGTACAGAGAGCTGTCCCAAGACGGGGTGAATGCCCACAACAACCGAATGATCGCCTTGCTCAGGGCCAACGGCGGTGTAGTCCCCGGACTCCCGGATTCGGAGATGCGTGTGCTGATCTTGACGATCAAGGGAGCCAGGTCGGGCCTCCACCGCCCGACGCCCTTGGGCTACATCGAACACCAGGGGCGCTATTACGTCGCGGGATCGAATGGCGGGCAGGAATCTCCACCGGCTTGGATCTTCAACGTCCGCGCGAACCCCTCGGTGACCGCCGAGATCGCAGGCGAGTCTCACCTGGCCACTGTCCGCGAACTCGACCCCGACGAACGCGAGGACATCTTCGCTGTCATGGTGGCAAAACACCCGTTCTTCGGTGACTATCAGGCCGCTATGCGGCGCAGGATTCCTGTCTTCGAGGTGGTGCGGATGTCGGCGCCCACCGAGCGCTGA
- a CDS encoding TIGR03557 family F420-dependent LLM class oxidoreductase, whose product MSTIGYFLSCEQFGPKELIDQAKRAEDAGFGALWISDHFHPWTDEQGQSPFVWSVIGALSQTVSLPVTTAVTCPTFRIHPAIIAQAAATASVQLDGRFVLGVGSGEALNEHILGDPWPSVGRRQRMLEEAVEVIRLLHKGSKVSRQGEYYDVQEARIYTRPQEPVPIYVSGFGEHSAKLAGRIGDGFCTTLPDADLIRTFRDNGGGDKPVQAGTKVSWDRDAEQALQVAHRLWASEQLPGRLAQTLPTPTDIGDATALVDPQKVAEHVTCGDDADRHAAQLRAYLDAGVDEVYVQQIGPDMDGFFASWQSDVLPQLN is encoded by the coding sequence ATGTCGACGATCGGATACTTCCTCTCTTGTGAACAGTTCGGCCCCAAGGAACTCATCGATCAGGCCAAACGGGCCGAAGATGCTGGGTTCGGCGCGCTGTGGATCTCCGACCACTTTCATCCCTGGACCGACGAACAGGGCCAGAGCCCCTTCGTCTGGTCAGTGATCGGAGCTCTATCGCAAACGGTTTCGCTGCCGGTGACCACCGCGGTCACCTGTCCCACGTTCCGGATTCATCCGGCGATCATCGCCCAGGCCGCCGCGACAGCGTCGGTGCAACTAGACGGCCGGTTTGTTCTCGGCGTGGGCAGCGGAGAAGCGCTCAACGAACACATCCTCGGCGACCCGTGGCCGTCGGTGGGCCGGCGACAGCGCATGCTCGAGGAAGCTGTCGAAGTGATCAGGCTGCTGCACAAGGGAAGCAAGGTCAGCCGTCAAGGGGAGTACTACGACGTGCAGGAAGCCCGGATCTATACGCGGCCGCAGGAGCCGGTGCCCATCTATGTCTCAGGATTTGGCGAGCACTCGGCCAAACTGGCCGGCCGCATCGGTGACGGGTTCTGCACGACGCTCCCCGACGCCGATCTGATCCGCACCTTCCGGGACAACGGTGGTGGCGACAAGCCCGTACAGGCCGGCACGAAAGTCAGCTGGGACCGCGACGCCGAGCAAGCACTACAGGTCGCCCATCGGCTGTGGGCCAGCGAGCAACTGCCGGGTCGGCTGGCCCAAACCCTCCCCACGCCAACCGACATCGGCGACGCCACGGCACTGGTCGATCCCCAGAAAGTCGCCGAGCACGTCACCTGTGGGGACGATGCCGACCGGCACGCCGCCCAACTCCGGGCCTACCTGGATGCCGGGGTGGATGAAGTGTACGTGCAGCAGATCGGCCCGGACATGGACGGTTTCTTCGCGAGCTGGCAAAGCGACGTGTTGCCCCAGCTGAACTGA
- a CDS encoding ribonuclease Z, with translation MSLRELIVLGTASQVPTRHRNHNGYLLRWDGEGLLFDPGEGTQRQLLFAGVAASAVTRLCLTHFHGDHCLGVPGVLQRMSLDRAPHPLHVYYPDSGRQYFARLRHASVFHDTLEVHEHPITADGPVADGGFGLLEARQLDHSVDSFGYRFVEPDGRRMVPDLLARFGVTGPAVGELQRTGEVRTAGERVRLQDVSEIRRGQRFAFVMDTRLCDAAFALAEDADLLVIEATFLHRDAQLASRYGHLTARQAAHVAAQSGVRRLVLTHFSQRYDDARQHRDEAAEVFDGEVITAHDLARIPVPKRA, from the coding sequence GTGTCGCTCCGCGAGTTGATCGTGCTCGGTACCGCCAGCCAGGTACCGACCCGCCACCGGAATCACAACGGTTATCTGCTGCGCTGGGACGGCGAGGGCTTGCTGTTCGACCCCGGAGAGGGAACTCAGCGCCAGCTTCTGTTCGCAGGTGTCGCGGCAAGTGCCGTCACCCGGCTGTGTCTCACCCACTTTCACGGCGACCATTGCCTCGGGGTTCCAGGAGTGCTGCAACGCATGTCTTTGGATCGCGCGCCGCATCCGCTGCACGTCTACTACCCCGATTCAGGCCGGCAGTACTTCGCCCGACTCCGACACGCGAGCGTTTTCCACGACACACTTGAGGTTCACGAACACCCGATAACCGCAGACGGCCCGGTCGCAGACGGGGGATTCGGTCTTCTGGAGGCGCGTCAGCTCGATCATTCGGTTGACTCCTTCGGCTACCGCTTCGTCGAGCCCGACGGCCGTCGCATGGTGCCCGACCTGCTGGCCCGTTTCGGTGTCACCGGACCGGCCGTCGGTGAGCTGCAGCGGACCGGCGAGGTGCGCACGGCCGGTGAGCGGGTACGTCTGCAAGATGTCAGTGAGATCCGGCGGGGGCAGCGCTTCGCCTTCGTCATGGACACCCGGTTGTGCGACGCCGCATTCGCATTGGCCGAGGATGCCGACCTGCTGGTGATCGAGGCCACTTTCCTCCACCGAGACGCCCAGCTGGCATCCCGCTACGGACATCTGACCGCGCGTCAGGCCGCACACGTCGCAGCCCAGAGCGGCGTGAGGCGGCTGGTGCTCACCCACTTTTCCCAGCGCTACGACGATGCCCGCCAGCATCGGGACGAAGCGGCGGAAGTCTTTGACGGCGAGGTGATCACGGCCCACGACCTGGCGCGGATCCCGGTTCCGAAGCGGGCATGA